One Companilactobacillus heilongjiangensis genomic window, TATTTGTGTTATATCAATTAGTGAATATGAAATGAAAATTTGTTGATTATGATAATGATTTAGAGAAATAAATTAGTCGGAAGAGATGAGAGTATTAACCAGCTGTGGGTGTGGCGTTATGGCTTTAGCCATTACACCACCGGGCGAGTTTGGAGACTTGCGAACTTTGCAAGGCTTCAAACCGAGGTTCGAGACCGCACTTTGGCTCGGGCCGTTCCGCATAGCAGGTTAATACTCTCATCTCTGGAGACGACCTCATATATTTCAAGAAGGGAGTTGTCAAAAAATCGAACATAATGAAAATGAAGACGAACGGCTTACTGATGCCGACTCGCTTGATAATATCGAAGATATTGTAGAACAAACGCTACGTCCTCAAAGCTTTGACCAATACCTAGGTCAAGAAAAAGCTAAAAAGGAATTGGATGTCTACATCAAAGCAGCTAAACAACGTCAACAAACCCTAGACCATGTCTTACTATATGGCCCTCCCGGGTTAGGTAAGACAACTTTGGCAATGATTATTGCTAACGAAATGGGTGTCAATATTCATACAACTACTGGTCCTTCGATTGAAAAATCTGGTGACTTGGTTGCTGTTTTGGATGAATTGGAACCTGGTGATGTTTTATTTATTGATGAAATTCACCGTATGCCTCGAGCAGTTGAAGAAGTTTTATATTCAGCCATGGAAGATTTCTATATCGACATTATTGTTGGTCAGGGCAGTGAATCTCGTTCATTGCATCACCAACTAGTGCCATACACTTTGATTGGTGCCACAACTGCTGCTGGTAAGCTTTCAGCGCCTTTGCGAGATCGGTTTGGAATTGTCGAAAGAATGGAGTACTATACCATAGATGAATTGTCTAAGATTGTTT contains:
- the ruvB gene encoding Holliday junction branch migration DNA helicase RuvB, producing the protein MEHNENEDERLTDADSLDNIEDIVEQTLRPQSFDQYLGQEKAKKELDVYIKAAKQRQQTLDHVLLYGPPGLGKTTLAMIIANEMGVNIHTTTGPSIEKSGDLVAVLDELEPGDVLFIDEIHRMPRAVEEVLYSAMEDFYIDIIVGQGSESRSLHHQLVPYTLIGATTAAGKLSAPLRDRFGIVERMEYYTIDELSKIVFRSANVLNINVDEEGAHEIARRSRGTPRIANRLLKRVRDFAQVANKDTIDYDMAESALNQLQVDDAGLDHIDRRIMEMIIELYNGGPVGLKVIAANIGEEQETIEEVYEPYLMQMGFLKRTAKGRVVTRKGYEHLGMPYPEKNE